In the Ramlibacter tataouinensis TTB310 genome, one interval contains:
- a CDS encoding glutathione S-transferase family protein: MTLKLYFSPGACSFVPHALLETTGEPFEPVLVKLHKNEQQSPEYKAVNPRGQVPVLVADGQVITQIVAIVGWLHERFPRHGFLPAEPLARAKVMETLAWMNNTVHPTFTHVFMPFKFTDQPEAQAAIKAYNTGLYRPMLGEIEALAQAAAGRGQAWLGGAQFGPLDAYALTLLRWGGFAGIDPTGFPALWAHVQKVAQLPAVARVIERERLQLNVYKAG, from the coding sequence ATGACCCTCAAGCTCTACTTCTCGCCCGGCGCCTGCTCGTTCGTGCCGCATGCCTTGCTGGAGACCACCGGCGAGCCGTTCGAACCGGTGCTGGTCAAGCTGCACAAGAACGAGCAGCAAAGCCCCGAGTACAAGGCCGTCAACCCGCGCGGCCAGGTGCCGGTGCTGGTGGCCGACGGCCAGGTGATCACCCAGATCGTGGCCATCGTGGGCTGGCTGCACGAGCGCTTCCCGCGGCACGGCTTCCTGCCGGCCGAGCCGCTGGCGCGCGCCAAGGTGATGGAAACCCTGGCCTGGATGAACAACACGGTGCATCCCACCTTCACCCACGTGTTCATGCCGTTCAAGTTCACCGACCAGCCCGAGGCGCAGGCGGCGATCAAGGCCTACAACACCGGCCTGTACCGGCCCATGCTGGGCGAGATCGAGGCGCTGGCGCAGGCGGCGGCCGGCCGCGGCCAGGCCTGGCTGGGTGGCGCGCAGTTCGGCCCGCTGGACGCCTATGCGCTCACCCTGCTGCGCTGGGGCGGCTTCGCCGGCATCGATCCCACGGGCTTTCCGGCGCTGTGGGCCCATGTGCAGAAGGTGGCGCAGTTGCCGGCGGTGGCGCGCGTCATCGAGCGCGAGCGGCTGCAGCTGAACGTCTACAAGGCAGGCTGA
- a CDS encoding DNA topoisomerase III produces the protein MSKTLIIAEKPSVAQDIVRALTPVAGKFDKHDEHFENDRYVVTSAVGHLVEIQAPEEFDVKRGKWSFAHLPVIPPYFDLKPVDKTKGRLNAVVKLAKRKDVTELVNACDAGREGELIFRLIEQFAGGGNPLGKPVRRLWLQSMTPQAIRDGFEQLRTDRQMEGLASAARSRSEADWLVGINGTRAMTAFNSRDGGFFLTTVGRVQTPTLAVVVEREEQIRRFVSRDYWEIHASFLAEAGEYPGKWFDPKWKKNPDDAEQKADRVWTLQEAQAIADAVRGKAATVTEESKPTTQASPLLFDLTSLQREANGRFGYSAKTTLALAQSLYERHKALTYPRTDSRALPEDYLGTVKQTMQMLAASGMRHLAPFAQQAIDGNYVKPTRRVFDNSKVSDHFAIIPTLQAPSGLSDAEQKLYDLVVRRFLSIFFPSAEHLVTTRINQVVGHHFKTEGKVLVKPGWLAIWGKEADVEGDENSKTLVPVKPGEMVRTESVEARGLKTRPPARYSEATLLGAMEGAGKLVEDDELREAMQDKGLGTPATRAAIIEGLINERYMFREGRELIPTAKAFQLMTLLRGLGVEELSRPELTGEWEYKLAQMERGQLSRDAFMQEIAEMTKHIVKKAKEYDRDTVPGDYATLKTPCPNCGGVVKENYRRYSCVGRKGDGSDACGFSFTKIPAGRAFELHEVEQFLRDKRIGPLEGFRSKAGWPFTAEIALKYGEEEKNWKLEFDFGDEQDPSETGELVDFGAQQPLGPCPKCAARVFEFGKNYVCERSVPTPQQPTPSCDFKTGQIILQQPVEREQMQKLLATGRTDLLDKFVSMRTRRPFKARLAWDAEAGKVNFEFEPRESKFPPRKGAGAARPATGKTAPRKAAVGRKAGAAIPADKGTAAAKKAAGAKPVAAAKKAAAPKAPRKTGPGLTPSPQLAAVVGAEPVARTEVIKKLWDYIKANGLQDAANKRAINADAKLAAVFGKPQVTMFELAGIVGKHLS, from the coding sequence ATGTCCAAGACACTCATCATTGCCGAGAAGCCTTCCGTCGCGCAGGACATCGTGCGCGCCCTCACGCCCGTGGCCGGCAAGTTCGACAAGCACGACGAGCACTTCGAGAACGACCGCTACGTGGTCACCAGCGCCGTCGGCCACCTGGTGGAGATCCAGGCGCCCGAGGAGTTCGACGTCAAGCGCGGCAAGTGGAGCTTCGCCCACCTGCCGGTCATCCCGCCGTACTTCGACTTGAAGCCGGTGGACAAGACCAAGGGCCGGCTCAACGCCGTGGTCAAGCTGGCCAAGCGCAAGGACGTGACCGAACTGGTCAACGCCTGCGACGCGGGCCGCGAGGGCGAGCTCATCTTCCGGTTGATCGAGCAGTTCGCCGGCGGCGGCAATCCGCTGGGCAAGCCGGTGCGGCGGCTGTGGCTGCAGTCCATGACCCCCCAGGCCATCCGCGACGGCTTCGAGCAGCTGCGCACCGACCGCCAGATGGAGGGCCTGGCCTCGGCCGCGCGCTCGCGCTCCGAGGCCGACTGGCTGGTGGGCATCAACGGCACGCGCGCCATGACGGCCTTCAACTCGCGCGACGGCGGCTTCTTCCTGACCACCGTGGGCCGGGTGCAGACGCCCACGCTGGCCGTGGTGGTCGAGCGCGAGGAGCAGATCCGCAGGTTCGTCAGCCGCGACTACTGGGAGATCCACGCCAGCTTCCTGGCCGAGGCCGGCGAGTACCCGGGCAAGTGGTTCGACCCCAAGTGGAAAAAGAACCCCGACGACGCCGAGCAGAAGGCCGACCGGGTCTGGACGCTGCAGGAGGCGCAGGCCATCGCCGACGCGGTGCGCGGCAAAGCCGCCACCGTCACCGAGGAATCCAAGCCCACCACCCAGGCTTCGCCGCTGCTGTTCGACCTGACCTCGCTGCAGCGCGAGGCCAACGGCCGCTTCGGCTACTCGGCCAAGACCACGCTGGCACTGGCGCAGTCGCTGTACGAGCGCCACAAGGCGCTGACCTACCCGCGGACCGACTCGCGCGCCCTGCCCGAGGACTACCTGGGCACCGTCAAGCAGACCATGCAGATGCTGGCCGCCAGCGGCATGCGCCACCTGGCCCCGTTCGCCCAGCAGGCCATCGACGGCAACTACGTCAAGCCCACCAGGCGCGTCTTCGACAACAGCAAGGTCAGCGACCACTTCGCCATCATCCCCACGCTGCAGGCGCCCAGCGGGCTGTCGGATGCCGAGCAGAAGCTGTACGACCTGGTGGTGCGGCGCTTCCTGTCCATCTTCTTCCCCAGCGCCGAGCACCTGGTGACCACCCGCATCAACCAGGTGGTGGGCCACCACTTCAAGACCGAGGGCAAGGTGCTGGTCAAGCCGGGCTGGCTGGCCATCTGGGGCAAGGAAGCCGACGTGGAGGGCGACGAGAACAGCAAGACGCTGGTGCCGGTGAAGCCCGGCGAGATGGTCCGCACCGAGTCGGTGGAGGCCAGGGGCCTGAAGACCCGGCCGCCCGCGCGCTACTCGGAAGCCACGCTGCTGGGCGCGATGGAGGGAGCCGGCAAGCTGGTGGAGGACGACGAGCTGCGCGAGGCCATGCAGGACAAGGGCCTGGGCACGCCGGCCACCCGGGCCGCCATCATCGAGGGCCTGATCAACGAGAGGTACATGTTCCGCGAGGGCCGCGAGCTGATCCCCACGGCCAAGGCCTTCCAGCTGATGACGCTGCTGCGCGGGCTGGGCGTGGAGGAGCTCTCCCGCCCCGAGCTGACCGGCGAGTGGGAGTACAAGCTGGCGCAGATGGAGCGCGGCCAGTTGAGCCGCGACGCCTTCATGCAGGAGATCGCCGAGATGACGAAGCACATCGTCAAGAAGGCCAAGGAGTACGACCGCGACACCGTCCCGGGCGATTACGCCACGCTGAAGACGCCCTGCCCCAACTGCGGCGGCGTCGTCAAGGAGAACTACCGGCGCTACAGCTGCGTCGGCCGCAAGGGCGACGGCAGCGACGCCTGCGGCTTCTCGTTCACCAAGATCCCGGCCGGCCGGGCTTTCGAGCTGCACGAGGTCGAGCAGTTCCTGCGCGACAAGCGCATCGGCCCGCTGGAGGGCTTCCGCTCCAAGGCGGGCTGGCCGTTCACCGCCGAGATCGCGCTCAAGTACGGCGAGGAAGAGAAGAACTGGAAGCTGGAGTTCGACTTCGGCGACGAGCAGGACCCGAGCGAGACCGGCGAGCTGGTGGACTTCGGCGCGCAGCAGCCGCTGGGCCCCTGCCCCAAATGCGCCGCCCGGGTGTTCGAGTTCGGCAAGAACTACGTCTGCGAGCGGTCCGTGCCCACGCCGCAGCAGCCCACCCCCAGCTGCGACTTCAAGACCGGCCAGATCATCCTGCAGCAGCCCGTCGAGCGCGAGCAGATGCAAAAGCTGCTGGCCACCGGCCGGACCGACCTGCTGGACAAGTTCGTCTCCATGCGCACGCGCCGCCCCTTCAAGGCGCGCCTGGCCTGGGACGCCGAAGCCGGCAAGGTGAATTTCGAGTTCGAGCCGCGCGAGAGCAAGTTCCCCCCGCGCAAGGGCGCGGGCGCGGCGCGGCCGGCAACGGGCAAGACCGCGCCGCGCAAAGCAGCTGTCGGCAGGAAGGCAGGCGCGGCCATTCCTGCCGACAAGGGCACTGCTGCCGCCAAGAAGGCCGCCGGCGCGAAGCCTGTGGCTGCCGCCAAGAAAGCCGCGGCACCCAAGGCACCCCGCAAGACCGGTCCCGGCCTCACGCCCAGCCCGCAGCTGGCCGCCGTGGTGGGCGCCGAGCCGGTGGCCCGCACCGAGGTCATCAAGAAGCTGTGGGACTACATCAAGGCCAACGGCCTGCAGGATGCCGCCAACAAGCGCGCCATCAACGCCGACGCCAAGCTGGCCGCGGTGTTCGGCAAGCCACAGGTGACCATGTTCGAGCTGGCGGGCATCGTCGGCAAGCACCTGTCGTAG
- a CDS encoding SET domain-containing protein — MPATAAGGGAGAGRKIQVRRSGIHGKGVFAVQDIAEGETIIEYVGEIISWKEAQRRHPHDPGDPNHTFYFHVDEDRVIDALYGGNSSRWINHSCDPNCEADEEDGRVFIKALRNIRVGEELNYDYGLIIDEPYTKKLKAEYPCWCGARGCRGTLLAPKRRR; from the coding sequence ATGCCAGCAACAGCAGCAGGGGGCGGCGCCGGCGCCGGCCGGAAAATCCAGGTCCGGCGGTCGGGCATCCATGGCAAGGGCGTGTTCGCCGTCCAGGACATCGCCGAAGGCGAGACCATCATCGAATACGTGGGCGAGATCATCAGCTGGAAGGAGGCGCAGCGCCGCCACCCGCACGACCCCGGCGACCCCAACCACACCTTCTACTTCCATGTCGACGAGGACCGGGTGATCGACGCCCTGTACGGCGGCAATTCCTCGCGCTGGATCAACCATTCCTGCGACCCGAACTGCGAGGCCGACGAGGAGGACGGCCGCGTCTTCATCAAGGCGCTGCGCAACATCCGCGTTGGCGAGGAGCTCAACTACGACTACGGGCTGATCATCGACGAGCCCTACACCAAGAAGCTCAAGGCCGAGTACCCCTGCTGGTGCGGCGCCAGGGGCTGCCGCGGGACGCTGCTGGCGCCCAAGCGCCGGCGCTGA
- a CDS encoding aldehyde dehydrogenase family protein, which yields MSTLQVINPADGQRIAELACDDAASVQAAAIAARAAQPAWAMQPLDQRLACLGRFREAVRGELESLAAVMTRETGKPVRMSRNELNGLMARLDFFLEETPRALASETVWADGAMTEQIEQVPLGVVANISAWNYPWFVGCNVIVPALLAGNAVLYKPSEYASMTGLEIQRLLHQSGVPPGVFRTLVGTGEVGGALLAQPIDGLFFTGSHATGQRIAQALGPRLVKLQLELGGKDPTYVCEDADPEAAAQALADGAMYNTGQSCCSVERIYVHEQVHDAFVAAFVRTVQGFRLGPPMSEETYIGPLTRGAQLAVLEAQVAQAVDKGALLHTGSARRLPGPGHWFAPAVLSGVDHGMQLMREESFGPVIGIQKVRDDAEAVRLMNDTRYGLTAGVYTPDERRARQLLAQVHAGSVYWNCCDRVSPRLPWSGVGDSGVGLTLSRYGIQAFARPKAWHLRRPA from the coding sequence GTGAGCACGCTGCAGGTGATCAACCCGGCCGACGGCCAGCGCATCGCCGAGCTGGCCTGCGACGACGCGGCATCGGTGCAGGCGGCGGCCATCGCGGCGCGTGCCGCCCAGCCGGCCTGGGCGATGCAGCCGCTGGACCAGCGGCTGGCCTGCCTGGGCCGTTTCCGGGAGGCGGTGCGCGGCGAGCTGGAATCGCTGGCCGCCGTCATGACGCGCGAGACGGGCAAGCCCGTCCGCATGTCCCGCAACGAGCTGAACGGCCTCATGGCGCGCCTCGACTTCTTCCTGGAGGAGACGCCCCGCGCCCTGGCCAGCGAAACCGTCTGGGCCGACGGCGCCATGACCGAGCAGATCGAGCAGGTGCCGCTGGGCGTGGTGGCCAACATCTCGGCCTGGAACTACCCCTGGTTCGTCGGCTGCAACGTGATCGTGCCAGCGCTGCTGGCCGGCAATGCCGTGCTGTACAAGCCGTCCGAGTACGCGAGCATGACCGGCCTGGAGATCCAGCGCCTGCTGCACCAGTCCGGCGTGCCGCCGGGCGTGTTCCGCACCCTGGTGGGTACGGGCGAGGTCGGCGGCGCGCTGCTGGCGCAGCCCATCGACGGCCTGTTCTTCACCGGTTCGCATGCCACCGGCCAGCGCATCGCGCAGGCGCTGGGTCCCCGGCTGGTCAAGCTGCAGCTGGAGCTGGGCGGCAAGGACCCGACCTACGTCTGCGAGGACGCCGACCCCGAGGCGGCCGCCCAGGCGCTGGCCGACGGCGCCATGTACAACACCGGCCAGAGCTGCTGCTCGGTCGAGCGCATCTACGTGCACGAGCAGGTGCACGACGCCTTCGTCGCGGCCTTCGTGCGCACGGTGCAGGGCTTCAGGCTCGGGCCGCCCATGAGCGAGGAGACCTACATCGGCCCGCTCACGCGCGGCGCCCAGCTGGCGGTGCTGGAGGCGCAGGTGGCGCAGGCGGTGGACAAGGGTGCGCTGCTGCACACCGGCAGCGCCCGGCGCCTGCCCGGGCCGGGCCACTGGTTCGCGCCGGCCGTGCTGAGCGGCGTGGACCATGGCATGCAGCTGATGCGCGAGGAAAGCTTCGGGCCGGTGATCGGCATCCAGAAGGTGCGGGACGACGCCGAGGCGGTGCGCCTGATGAACGACACGCGCTACGGCCTGACGGCCGGCGTCTACACGCCGGACGAGCGGCGCGCGCGGCAGCTGCTGGCGCAGGTCCACGCCGGCAGCGTGTACTGGAACTGCTGCGACCGCGTCAGCCCACGCCTGCCGTGGAGCGGGGTCGGCGACTCCGGCGTGGGGCTCACGCTGTCGCGCTACGGCATCCAGGCCTTTGCCCGGCCCAAGGCCTGGCACCTGCGGCGCCCCGCCTGA
- a CDS encoding biotin--[acetyl-CoA-carboxylase] ligase, protein MRWPAEAVWERVAPRLPGFTVEILPELDSTNTELMRRARAGRAEPVLLVAQRQTAGRGRLGRAWASAPGDSLTFSLGLPYAPAGWSGLSLAVGVAVAEALHPRIALKWPNDLWLDGRKLAGILVETASAAGAAPGAGRYAVVGIGINIAPRPAEGLSTPPASLRELWPEADAAAALDRIALPLVQALQGFEQHGFAPFQARYAARDALRERAVALSDGTAGTAHGVGDDGALLVHTAAGMKSVTSSEVSVRPVPPGSVAD, encoded by the coding sequence ATGCGCTGGCCGGCCGAAGCGGTGTGGGAGCGGGTGGCGCCCCGGCTGCCCGGCTTCACCGTGGAGATCCTGCCCGAGCTGGACTCCACCAACACCGAGCTGATGCGCCGGGCGCGCGCCGGCCGCGCCGAGCCCGTGCTGCTGGTGGCGCAGCGGCAGACCGCGGGCCGCGGCCGGCTGGGGCGCGCCTGGGCCAGCGCCCCGGGCGACTCATTGACGTTCTCGCTGGGCCTGCCCTATGCGCCGGCCGGCTGGTCGGGGCTGTCGCTGGCGGTGGGCGTGGCGGTGGCCGAGGCCCTGCATCCGCGCATCGCGCTCAAATGGCCCAACGACCTGTGGCTGGACGGCCGCAAGCTGGCCGGCATCCTGGTCGAGACGGCGTCGGCCGCCGGCGCGGCGCCCGGCGCCGGGCGCTACGCGGTGGTCGGCATCGGCATCAACATCGCGCCTCGGCCGGCCGAGGGGCTGTCCACGCCGCCGGCCAGCCTGCGCGAGCTGTGGCCCGAAGCCGACGCGGCCGCCGCCCTGGACCGCATCGCGCTGCCGCTGGTGCAGGCCTTGCAGGGCTTCGAGCAGCACGGTTTCGCGCCCTTCCAGGCCCGTTACGCCGCGCGCGACGCGCTGCGCGAACGCGCCGTGGCGCTCAGCGACGGCACGGCCGGCACGGCCCATGGCGTAGGCGACGACGGCGCCCTGCTGGTGCATACTGCGGCCGGCATGAAAAGCGTTACCAGTTCCGAAGTCAGCGTCAGGCCCGTGCCGCCCGGGTCGGTGGCGGACTGA
- a CDS encoding flavodoxin family protein yields MLKALALNCTLKKSGAPSSTDRLLSELRDAFAGQGVETEALRVVDLNILPGVSSDEGPGDDWPRVRQKIVQSDILVLGTPIWLGQPSSVVKRVLERLDAFLGETDERGHMPSYGKVAVVAVVGNEDGAHHVAAELFQALNDVGFTIAASASTYWVGEAMGKTDYQDLPQRPSNTAQTTGIAAVTAAHLARLLKTGAYPPIPKG; encoded by the coding sequence ATGCTCAAGGCTCTGGCGCTCAACTGCACGCTGAAGAAATCCGGCGCGCCGTCTTCCACCGACCGGCTGCTGTCCGAGCTGCGGGACGCCTTCGCCGGCCAGGGCGTGGAGACCGAGGCCCTGCGCGTGGTGGACCTGAACATCCTGCCGGGCGTCAGCTCGGACGAAGGCCCCGGCGACGACTGGCCGCGGGTGCGGCAGAAGATCGTGCAGTCGGACATCCTGGTGCTGGGCACGCCGATCTGGCTGGGCCAGCCCTCCAGCGTGGTCAAGCGCGTGCTGGAGCGGCTGGATGCCTTCCTGGGCGAAACGGACGAGCGCGGCCACATGCCCAGCTACGGCAAGGTGGCGGTGGTGGCCGTGGTGGGCAACGAGGACGGCGCGCACCATGTGGCGGCCGAATTGTTCCAGGCGCTCAATGACGTGGGCTTCACCATCGCGGCCAGCGCCAGCACCTACTGGGTGGGCGAAGCCATGGGAAAGACCGACTACCAGGACCTGCCGCAGCGGCCCTCCAACACGGCCCAGACCACCGGCATCGCCGCGGTCACCGCGGCGCATCTGGCGCGGCTGCTGAAGACGGGCGCCTACCCGCCCATCCCCAAGGGCTGA
- a CDS encoding SPOR domain-containing protein translates to MLRFVVLLLLLANVAYYAWSEGRLQSWGLAPAQQSEPQRLEQQIRPDAVRIVSAEDLARLETVVVIARPSECLQAGPLDDALAGTLRPALAAWPAGSWSLDPAIEPGRWIVYMGRYPAPDGVERKKAELRQLGVSFEPLANQALEPGLSLGGYGTQAAAERALDLLARRGVRTARVVQERPELNGVALRLPAVDELLRPRLDELRTTLGGATLRPCR, encoded by the coding sequence ATGTTGCGCTTCGTCGTCCTGCTCCTGTTGCTGGCCAATGTCGCCTACTACGCCTGGTCGGAGGGCCGGCTGCAGTCCTGGGGCCTGGCGCCGGCCCAGCAGTCCGAACCGCAGCGGCTGGAGCAGCAGATCCGGCCCGATGCCGTGCGCATCGTGTCGGCCGAGGACCTGGCGCGGCTGGAGACCGTGGTGGTGATCGCCCGGCCCAGCGAGTGCCTGCAGGCCGGCCCGCTGGACGACGCGCTGGCCGGCACGCTGCGCCCCGCGCTGGCCGCCTGGCCCGCCGGCAGCTGGAGCCTGGACCCCGCGATCGAGCCGGGCCGCTGGATCGTCTACATGGGCAGGTACCCGGCGCCCGATGGCGTGGAACGCAAGAAGGCCGAACTGCGCCAGCTGGGTGTGAGCTTCGAGCCGCTGGCCAACCAAGCGCTGGAGCCAGGGCTGTCCCTGGGCGGCTATGGAACGCAGGCGGCCGCCGAGCGCGCGCTGGACCTGCTGGCCCGGCGCGGCGTGCGCACTGCCCGGGTGGTGCAGGAGCGGCCCGAGCTGAACGGGGTGGCGCTGCGGCTGCCGGCCGTGGACGAGCTGCTGCGACCGCGTCTGGACGAACTGCGCACCACCCTGGGCGGCGCGACCCTGCGGCCCTGCCGCTGA